The nucleotide sequence CAAGGTGGCCGGTGTGAGCTGGCGCCATCCCAACGGCGTGGACAGCAGTCTGGAAAACCTGGGGCGACATCCGGTTGTGCACGTTTCGTGGCGCGACGCTGTGGAATACTGCAAGTGGGTGGGGAAGCGTTTGCCCACCGAAGTGGAATGGGAGTCCGCATGTCGCGGCGGCAAGGATCGAAAACTTTACCCTTGGGGCAACAAGCTGATGCCCAGGGGCGAGCATTGGACAAACATTTGGCAAGGCGACTTTCCCGATGGCAATCTGGCTGATGATGGCTTTGAGTTCACCAGCCCGGTGGACACCTTCCGGCAAAACGTCTATGATCTGCACAACATGGTGGGGAACGTCTGGGAGTGGACCGCGGATCTGTGGGATGCGAACGACGTGAGTGACAACCCGAATCGGGTGAAGAAGGGTGGTTCCTACCTGTGCCACAAGTCCTACTGCTACCGGTACAGGTGCGCGGCCCGATCTCAGAACACAGAGGACAGCTCGGCCGGCAACCTGGGCTTCCGGTGCGCCAAGAACGCGTAGGCTGTGATCGCTATAACATTTATTTACTTTGTAAAAACAACGTTCTATAAGATATACATTTTATGTACAAAATCTACATAAACGAGTAAGTTAAATTTAGCAGGCCAAATTTATAGGCCAGTGCTGAAACATTCCACATATGACATAAAAAAGCAATCAAGATGTGGACAAAGAGACGGGAATAAAAAACCATTATCAAAAGTAATAAAAGCTTACATGTTACAGTGTGAAGTTGGATTTTCAGTGGCGTTAATTCCCCACATTTTTCTTCTAAGGGCAGCCCATTCTGCCTTCTTGTGCCCCAGTGAAGGATCAATCACTAAAGATTCTGGCTAATCCCTCACGTCGCCTGAAATAGAcgcaataaaatataaaataacaAGTCTGTGATAGTTCTCTTATTACGATGCGGATTTCATGACTCACTGGATAACAATCGCATTGCTGTGGTTCTCATTATGTTAGTGCCTAACCAGATAGTCGTATCATTTCCTGTGGGCGAAGAAAAAGCATTTGGGCCTGTTGGGATACGTGGCGTTCTATGCTCATATCCAGGCGACAATTGCGCTGCGTTGTCTCCAGGAACGCGGGCATTAGTTCTTTTGCATCGTTCTCTCTCCCGCCGTTCTCTCGCCCTCTGCCGTCGCATCTTGGCCAAGTAGTCTTCATTTGGCCTGGGTGGTGGATCCGGCATGAAGGGCATGGGTAGTCCCTCACGCCGCCTATAATGGTAGTGCAAACGGTTAACTAACCTGTACCGAAGGTGTTCCCGCTATTTTCTTACGATGCGGAGCAGGTTGTGCACTGGCCATTACTGTGCCGATCCCAAACGGAGTTCCTAACCAGATAGTTACACCAACCCTTTGTGTGGGTGTAGATAAAAAACATGGCTCGCTTGTACGAGGCGTCCTGAGCGCATTTCTGGGCATGTTTGACCCAGCCAACATTTGTGGTGCGATGCCTCCGACAGCGCGGACACTGTTTCCAAGCGCGGATCTCTTCAGTGGTCACCCAGCGGAGCGTCGAAGGCTTTCTTTCGACGTGCACATCGTCGTCCTCCCCATCGTTTGCGGTCGCTTCCTGGGGATCGTCCGCAACTTCAATGGGTTCGTCCTCCAGAGTCCTGGCATCCGTGATGGACAGAGGGTGGCCTCCTGATTCGCCTAGTTCGGGCGAATGGGTGTGGGGGATCGTTTCAGTTTCGGTGAACGGGAACGGAGGCCACTGTTCCGAGTAGATGTAGTAGTGTGCATTTCCATAGACGCAAGT is from Drosophila suzukii chromosome 3, CBGP_Dsuzu_IsoJpt1.0, whole genome shotgun sequence and encodes:
- the LOC108013495 gene encoding formylglycine-generating enzyme, whose amino-acid sequence is MKTIPIFIWIFLFHDASSDCGCQKLDRNTTPDGEKAPLPDQVCQQRAQGASHYRDYYGELEAEIADMSLIPGGSYLLGTDNPHFPADREGPERQVKLEDFYMDKYEVSNDAFAKFVLDTNYTTEAERFGDSFLFKSLLSPSEQRELEDFRVASAVWWYKVAGVSWRHPNGVDSSLENLGRHPVVHVSWRDAVEYCKWVGKRLPTEVEWESACRGGKDRKLYPWGNKLMPRGEHWTNIWQGDFPDGNLADDGFEFTSPVDTFRQNVYDLHNMVGNVWEWTADLWDANDVSDNPNRVKKGGSYLCHKSYCYRYRCAARSQNTEDSSAGNLGFRCAKNA
- the LOC108013496 gene encoding uncharacterized protein — its product is MNKACCRCGAAQNAGSHCLRGAVSHCFCCHKPPPMKCIHCGVLGDIPLEESHGTCVYGNAHYYIYSEQWPPFPFTETETIPHTHSPELGESGGHPLSITDARTLEDEPIEVADDPQEATANDGEDDDVHVERKPSTLRWVTTEEIRAWKQCPRCRRHRTTNVGWVKHAQKCAQDASYKRAMFFIYTHTKGWCNYLVRNSVWDRHSNGQCTTCSASRREGLPMPFMPDPPPRPNEDYLAKMRRQRARERRERERCKRTNARVPGDNAAQLSPGYEHRTPRIPTGPNAFSSPTGNDTTIWLGTNIMRTTAMRLLSSDVRD